A region from the Rosa rugosa chromosome 6, drRosRugo1.1, whole genome shotgun sequence genome encodes:
- the LOC133713438 gene encoding disease resistance protein RPV1-like isoform X1 translates to MASTSSRRQWKYDVFLSFRGLDTRRGFTRHLYSALTQKGILTFMDDAELKKGKSIRPELLAAIKDSRSAIVVLSFRYACSPWCLDELVKIIQCMKDMGQQVLPVFYKVAPSDVRHQTGSFELKNLHEVEVREHEEVYGKNDEDRINAWRAALTEVANLSGWHFTGGYPTNLIDEIVNHILKKSVYTSSSVDKGFIGMNSRIDDLLSNYICPQLCGVRFIGIHGMRGIGKTTLARAIHDQICQDFDRTCFLSNVRKMSKKNGLVSLQEKLLSKILMAKVENIEDEYTGAAVIERRLCRKKVLVVIDDVDQLTQLEKLAGSRNWFGPGSRVIITTTDVQLLKAHDVDATYKPNGLNCDEALQLLSLKAFKKCPPPEDYLHLCYHILGYAQGLPLALVILGSFLFGRSADEWASAIDRLKNTPHKRIIEVLRISFDGLDEKDKEIFLHIACFYKGKDKDRVTQILDYCQLNPVIGLSVLADRSLITISDDKELSMHDLLQETGWEIVREQSPTDPGKRSRLWSREDINNVLKRNKGTDSIQGMVMELTELQEAHWKPEAFSNLSQLILLHIRNVDLPNGLTCLSNSLRFLEWTGYPLISLPQNFEAGELIELNLCHSNIEQLWKGTKNFDELKFIKLCHSRNIVETPDLTGVQNLESLDLEGCENLVRIHQSLGFLKKLIVLNLKGCKSLETLPSRIEMESLEILILSNCSKVKKIPEFVGNMERLSLLCLNETAIEELPVSIERLSSLVSLNLSNCRNLVCLPSTINKLKSIKDLNLSGCLKLGKHQVNVGEMDCFEETLVNSGTAIEMSSTHDRRKYVRGSIFHGSKVVWRSLNKFLPSGLVQKRSFRLPISGLCNLTYLNLSNCNLGKTAFANEFGYFPSLVTLNLSGNNFVRLPSGIGLLPKLENFNLENCKRLKELSDLPSNSILDLRADGCTSLKYLFDASNLNRSNKSYFNFINCFNLNGNQGCNNIAFEMLKTFMYQGISNNRETFQIVIPGRNIPEWFSHRSVGCSVSVALPAHSKNSRVLGFALCAVFVVQEHHQMDKPYIDEFKTFNATHHLVCCLKLDGRELEVYGRQPAFRFSEEFCKVKSDHLWLFYVSGDKYFGTKWWHNSYSQFEFLFETRGPGLQVKDCGVRLIYERDVQELRRTTTQSSSRVSPYEDILIDFDIPVEGETSGTGSRTCMLEEL, encoded by the exons ATGGCGTCAACCTCTTCTCGTCGTCAATGGAAATACGATGTCTTTCTAAGTTTCAGGGGGTTAGATACGCGCAGGGGTTTTACCCGTCATCTGTATTCTGCACTAACTCAGAAAGGAATTCTCACCTTTATGGATGACGCAGAGCTTAAGAAAGGAAAATCCATTAGGCCTGAACTTTTAGCTGCAATTAAGGACTCTAGATCTGCGATTGTCGTTCTCTCATTCAGATATGCTTGTTCGCCatggtgcttggatgaactCGTCAAGATTATTCAATGCATGAAAGACATGGGCCAACAAGTCCTCCCCGTCTTCTACAAGGTGGCTCCTTCTGATGTGCGGCACCAAACGGGAAGTTTTGAGCTAAAAAATTTACATGAAGTAGAAGTAAGGGAACATGAAGAAGTTTATGGGAAGAATGATGAGGACAGAATAAATGCGTGGAGAGCTGCTTTGACAGAGGTGGCCAATCTTTCTGGCTGGCATTTTACGGGTGG ATATCCAACAAACCTAATTGACGAAATTGTTAATCATATACTAAAGAAGTCCGTGTATACATCTTCAAGTGTTGACAAGGGCTTCATAGGAATGAATTCCCGCATTGATGATTTATTAAGCAATTACATATGTCCGCAGCTTTGTGGGGTGCGTTTTATAGGGATCCATGGCATGCGGGGCATAGGTAAGACAACACTTGCTCGAGCTATCCATGATCAAATTTGTCAGGATTTTGACCGAACCTGCTTTCTTTCCAATGTTAGAAAAATGTCTAAAAAAAATGGCCTAGTTTCTCTTCAAGAAAAACTTCTTTCCAAAATCCTGATGGCAAAAGTTGAAAATATAGAGGATGAATACACAGGAGCTGCTGTGATAGAAAGGCGGTTGTGTAGAAAAAAGGTGCTTGTTGTTATTGATGATGTGGATCAGTTGACACAATTAGAGAAATTGGCTGGAAGCCGCAACTGGTTTGGTCCAGGGAGTAGAGTTATCATAACCACCACAGATGTTCAGTTGTTAAAGGCACATGATGTTGATGCTACATACAAGCCTAACGGATTAAACTGTGATGAAGCACTTCAACTTTTGAGTTTGAAGGCTTTTAAGAAATGTCCCCCACCAGAAGATTATTTGCATCTGTGCTACCATATTTTAGGGTATGCTCAGGGGCTTCCGTTGGCTCTCGTGATTTTAGGTTCTTTTCTGTTTGGTAGAAGCGCTGATGAATGGGCAAGTGCAATAGATAGGCTAAAGAACACACCACATAAACGAATTATTGAGGTGCTTCGGATTAGTTTTGATGGACTGGATGAAAAAGACAAAGAAATATTCCTACATATTGCTTGCTTTTACAAGGGGAAGGATAAGGATCGTGTGACACAAATACTAGACTATTGCCAGCTAAACCCTGTCATTGGTTTGAGTGTTCTTGCTGATAGATCTCTCATCACGATCTCCGACGACAAAGAACTGTCGATGCATGATTTGCTACAAGAAACAGGCTGGGAAATTGTTCGTGAACAGTCTCCTACAGATCCAGGCAAACGTAGTAGATTATGGTCTCGTGAAGACATCAACAATGTGCTGAAGAGAAATAAG GGAACAGATTCAATCCAAGGCATGGTAATGGAGTTGACTGAATTACAAGAGGCTCATTGGAAGCCAGAAGCCTTTTCAAATTTGTCTCAACTTATTCTTCTCCATATTCGTAATGTGGACCTTCCCAATGGCCTCACTTGTCTTTCTAATTCCTTGAGATTCCTCGAATGGACTGGGTATCCCTTAATATCTCTACCACAAAATTTCGAAGCAGGTGAACTTATTGAACTTAACCTGTGCCACAGCAACATTGAACAGCTTTGGAAGGGAACAAAG AATTTTGACGAGTTGAAGTTCATCAAACTTTGCCATTCTCGAAACATTGTGGAGACCCCAGACCTCACAGGCGTTCAGAATCTTGAGAGTTTAGATCTTGAAGGGTGTGAGAATTTGGTAAGAATCCATCAATCCCTTGGATTTCTCAAAAAGCTTATTGTCCTGAATCTTAAAGGCTGCAAAAGTCTCGAGACTCTGCCAAGTAGAATTGAAATGGAGTCTCTTGAAATATTAATTCTTTCTAACTGCTCAAAAGTTAAGAAGATTCCCGAGTTTGTTGGAAATATGGAACGTTTGTCGTTGCTTTGTCTTAATGAGACTGCCATTGAGGAACTGCCAGTGTCAATTGAACGGCTGAGTAGCCTTGTGTCATTAAATCTGAGCAACTGCAGAAATCTTGTCTGTCTTCCGAGTACCATCAATAAATTGAAGTCTATTAAAGATCTTAATCTTTCTGGATGCTTGAAACTCGGCAAACATCAGGTAAATGTGGGGGAGATGGACTGTTTTGAGGAAACTCTTGTGAATAGTGGGACTGCAATAGAAATGTCATCTACCCATGATCGCAGAAAATATGTGAGAGGTTCAATCTTTCATGGATCCAAAGTGGTTTGGCGATCTTTAAATAAGTTCTTGCCTTCTGGGTTGGTGCAAAAAAGGAGTTTCCGCTTGCCTATATCTGGTCTGTGTAATTTAACATATCTGAACCTGAGTAATTGCAATCTTGGTAAAACAGCATTTGCCAACGAATTTGGTTACTTTCCTTCTTTGGTGACCTTGAATCTAAGTGGGAACAATTTTGTTCGTCTTCCTTCAGGCATTGGATTGCTTCCTAAGCTTGAGAACTTTAACTTGGAGAATTGCAAGAGACTTAAAGAGTTGTCGGACCTTCCATCAAATAGTATACTAGATTTAAGGGCAGATGGTTGTACTTCACTGAAATACTTGTTTGATGCATCAAATTTGAACAGATCAAACAAATcatatttcaatttcatcaattgcttcaatctaaatggcaatcaaggatgcaaTAACATAGCATTCGAAATGCTGAAGACATTCATGTATCAG GGAATCTCTAATAACAGGGAAACTTTTCAAATTGTAATTCCTGGAAGGAATATTCCTGAGTGGTTCAGCCATCGGAGTGTTGGGTGTTCTGTAAGTGTAGCTCTACCTGCACATTCGAAAAACAGTCGGGTTTTGGGATTTGCTCTGTGTGCTGTTTTTGTAGTCCAAGAGCACCATCAGATGGATAAGCCTTATATAGATGAATTCAAGACTTTTAATGCAACACATCATCTTGTATGTTGCCTGAAGCTCGATGGAAGAGAATTGGAAGTGTATGGCAGACAGCCTGCATTTCGCTTTAGTGAAGAATTTTGCAAGGTTAAGTCGGATCACCTGTGGCTATTCTATGTATCTGGTGATAAATACTTTGGTACAAAGTGGTGGCATAACAGTTACAGTCAGTTTGAGTTCTTATTTGAAACCAGAGGGCCAGGTCTGCAGGTGAAGGATTGTGGAGTCCGTCTGATATATGAGCGAGATGTGCAAGAGTTGCGCCGAACAACCACTCAATCAAGCAGTAGGGTGTCTCCTTATGAGGATATATTGATTGATTTTGACATTCCGGTTGAAGGGGAAACCAGTGGCACTGGTAGCAGAACTTGCATGCTTGAAGAATTATAG
- the LOC133713438 gene encoding TMV resistance protein N-like isoform X2: MNSRIDDLLSNYICPQLCGVRFIGIHGMRGIGKTTLARAIHDQICQDFDRTCFLSNVRKMSKKNGLVSLQEKLLSKILMAKVENIEDEYTGAAVIERRLCRKKVLVVIDDVDQLTQLEKLAGSRNWFGPGSRVIITTTDVQLLKAHDVDATYKPNGLNCDEALQLLSLKAFKKCPPPEDYLHLCYHILGYAQGLPLALVILGSFLFGRSADEWASAIDRLKNTPHKRIIEVLRISFDGLDEKDKEIFLHIACFYKGKDKDRVTQILDYCQLNPVIGLSVLADRSLITISDDKELSMHDLLQETGWEIVREQSPTDPGKRSRLWSREDINNVLKRNKGTDSIQGMVMELTELQEAHWKPEAFSNLSQLILLHIRNVDLPNGLTCLSNSLRFLEWTGYPLISLPQNFEAGELIELNLCHSNIEQLWKGTKNFDELKFIKLCHSRNIVETPDLTGVQNLESLDLEGCENLVRIHQSLGFLKKLIVLNLKGCKSLETLPSRIEMESLEILILSNCSKVKKIPEFVGNMERLSLLCLNETAIEELPVSIERLSSLVSLNLSNCRNLVCLPSTINKLKSIKDLNLSGCLKLGKHQVNVGEMDCFEETLVNSGTAIEMSSTHDRRKYVRGSIFHGSKVVWRSLNKFLPSGLVQKRSFRLPISGLCNLTYLNLSNCNLGKTAFANEFGYFPSLVTLNLSGNNFVRLPSGIGLLPKLENFNLENCKRLKELSDLPSNSILDLRADGCTSLKYLFDASNLNRSNKSYFNFINCFNLNGNQGCNNIAFEMLKTFMYQGISNNRETFQIVIPGRNIPEWFSHRSVGCSVSVALPAHSKNSRVLGFALCAVFVVQEHHQMDKPYIDEFKTFNATHHLVCCLKLDGRELEVYGRQPAFRFSEEFCKVKSDHLWLFYVSGDKYFGTKWWHNSYSQFEFLFETRGPGLQVKDCGVRLIYERDVQELRRTTTQSSSRVSPYEDILIDFDIPVEGETSGTGSRTCMLEEL, translated from the exons ATGAATTCCCGCATTGATGATTTATTAAGCAATTACATATGTCCGCAGCTTTGTGGGGTGCGTTTTATAGGGATCCATGGCATGCGGGGCATAGGTAAGACAACACTTGCTCGAGCTATCCATGATCAAATTTGTCAGGATTTTGACCGAACCTGCTTTCTTTCCAATGTTAGAAAAATGTCTAAAAAAAATGGCCTAGTTTCTCTTCAAGAAAAACTTCTTTCCAAAATCCTGATGGCAAAAGTTGAAAATATAGAGGATGAATACACAGGAGCTGCTGTGATAGAAAGGCGGTTGTGTAGAAAAAAGGTGCTTGTTGTTATTGATGATGTGGATCAGTTGACACAATTAGAGAAATTGGCTGGAAGCCGCAACTGGTTTGGTCCAGGGAGTAGAGTTATCATAACCACCACAGATGTTCAGTTGTTAAAGGCACATGATGTTGATGCTACATACAAGCCTAACGGATTAAACTGTGATGAAGCACTTCAACTTTTGAGTTTGAAGGCTTTTAAGAAATGTCCCCCACCAGAAGATTATTTGCATCTGTGCTACCATATTTTAGGGTATGCTCAGGGGCTTCCGTTGGCTCTCGTGATTTTAGGTTCTTTTCTGTTTGGTAGAAGCGCTGATGAATGGGCAAGTGCAATAGATAGGCTAAAGAACACACCACATAAACGAATTATTGAGGTGCTTCGGATTAGTTTTGATGGACTGGATGAAAAAGACAAAGAAATATTCCTACATATTGCTTGCTTTTACAAGGGGAAGGATAAGGATCGTGTGACACAAATACTAGACTATTGCCAGCTAAACCCTGTCATTGGTTTGAGTGTTCTTGCTGATAGATCTCTCATCACGATCTCCGACGACAAAGAACTGTCGATGCATGATTTGCTACAAGAAACAGGCTGGGAAATTGTTCGTGAACAGTCTCCTACAGATCCAGGCAAACGTAGTAGATTATGGTCTCGTGAAGACATCAACAATGTGCTGAAGAGAAATAAG GGAACAGATTCAATCCAAGGCATGGTAATGGAGTTGACTGAATTACAAGAGGCTCATTGGAAGCCAGAAGCCTTTTCAAATTTGTCTCAACTTATTCTTCTCCATATTCGTAATGTGGACCTTCCCAATGGCCTCACTTGTCTTTCTAATTCCTTGAGATTCCTCGAATGGACTGGGTATCCCTTAATATCTCTACCACAAAATTTCGAAGCAGGTGAACTTATTGAACTTAACCTGTGCCACAGCAACATTGAACAGCTTTGGAAGGGAACAAAG AATTTTGACGAGTTGAAGTTCATCAAACTTTGCCATTCTCGAAACATTGTGGAGACCCCAGACCTCACAGGCGTTCAGAATCTTGAGAGTTTAGATCTTGAAGGGTGTGAGAATTTGGTAAGAATCCATCAATCCCTTGGATTTCTCAAAAAGCTTATTGTCCTGAATCTTAAAGGCTGCAAAAGTCTCGAGACTCTGCCAAGTAGAATTGAAATGGAGTCTCTTGAAATATTAATTCTTTCTAACTGCTCAAAAGTTAAGAAGATTCCCGAGTTTGTTGGAAATATGGAACGTTTGTCGTTGCTTTGTCTTAATGAGACTGCCATTGAGGAACTGCCAGTGTCAATTGAACGGCTGAGTAGCCTTGTGTCATTAAATCTGAGCAACTGCAGAAATCTTGTCTGTCTTCCGAGTACCATCAATAAATTGAAGTCTATTAAAGATCTTAATCTTTCTGGATGCTTGAAACTCGGCAAACATCAGGTAAATGTGGGGGAGATGGACTGTTTTGAGGAAACTCTTGTGAATAGTGGGACTGCAATAGAAATGTCATCTACCCATGATCGCAGAAAATATGTGAGAGGTTCAATCTTTCATGGATCCAAAGTGGTTTGGCGATCTTTAAATAAGTTCTTGCCTTCTGGGTTGGTGCAAAAAAGGAGTTTCCGCTTGCCTATATCTGGTCTGTGTAATTTAACATATCTGAACCTGAGTAATTGCAATCTTGGTAAAACAGCATTTGCCAACGAATTTGGTTACTTTCCTTCTTTGGTGACCTTGAATCTAAGTGGGAACAATTTTGTTCGTCTTCCTTCAGGCATTGGATTGCTTCCTAAGCTTGAGAACTTTAACTTGGAGAATTGCAAGAGACTTAAAGAGTTGTCGGACCTTCCATCAAATAGTATACTAGATTTAAGGGCAGATGGTTGTACTTCACTGAAATACTTGTTTGATGCATCAAATTTGAACAGATCAAACAAATcatatttcaatttcatcaattgcttcaatctaaatggcaatcaaggatgcaaTAACATAGCATTCGAAATGCTGAAGACATTCATGTATCAG GGAATCTCTAATAACAGGGAAACTTTTCAAATTGTAATTCCTGGAAGGAATATTCCTGAGTGGTTCAGCCATCGGAGTGTTGGGTGTTCTGTAAGTGTAGCTCTACCTGCACATTCGAAAAACAGTCGGGTTTTGGGATTTGCTCTGTGTGCTGTTTTTGTAGTCCAAGAGCACCATCAGATGGATAAGCCTTATATAGATGAATTCAAGACTTTTAATGCAACACATCATCTTGTATGTTGCCTGAAGCTCGATGGAAGAGAATTGGAAGTGTATGGCAGACAGCCTGCATTTCGCTTTAGTGAAGAATTTTGCAAGGTTAAGTCGGATCACCTGTGGCTATTCTATGTATCTGGTGATAAATACTTTGGTACAAAGTGGTGGCATAACAGTTACAGTCAGTTTGAGTTCTTATTTGAAACCAGAGGGCCAGGTCTGCAGGTGAAGGATTGTGGAGTCCGTCTGATATATGAGCGAGATGTGCAAGAGTTGCGCCGAACAACCACTCAATCAAGCAGTAGGGTGTCTCCTTATGAGGATATATTGATTGATTTTGACATTCCGGTTGAAGGGGAAACCAGTGGCACTGGTAGCAGAACTTGCATGCTTGAAGAATTATAG
- the LOC133713444 gene encoding DNA (cytosine-5)-methyltransferase DRM1A-like: MLLGFLRDHTRGISRTVRYKSMGNSFQIDTVTYHLLVLKDRFPNGINVLSLFSGIGGAEIALHRLGIPMKNVVSVEISELSRNVVRCWWEQTNQRGNLYHLADVQELNANRLEHYISSFGGFDLVIGGSLCNNLAGSNRHHRDGLEGKESSLFFMTIFVYWI, encoded by the exons ATGCTTTTGGGGTTCTTAAGGGACCACACAAGGGGAATAAGCAGGACAGTTAGATATAAGTCAATGGGAAATTCATTCCAG ATTGATACAGTGACTTATCACCTGTTAGTTTTGAAAGATCGATTTCCCAATGGCATCAATgtcctctctcttttctctggGATTGGTGGTGCAGAGATAGCTCTTCATCGTCTTGGTATCCCGATGAAGAATGTTGTGTCAGTGGAGATATCAGAGTTGAGCAGAAATGTTGTGAGGTGTTGGTGGGAGCAGACAAACCAGAGAGGGAACTTGTATCACCTTGCTGATGTGCAAGAGTTGAATGCTAACCGCTTAGAGCATTATATCAGTTCCTTTGGTGGGTTTGATCTAGTGATTGGTGGCAGTCTATGTAACAATCTTGCGGGTAGCAACAGGCACCATCGGGATGGGCTTGAGGGTAAAgagtcttctcttttttttatgaCTATTTTCGTATATTGGATTTGA